The genome window GAGAACACAGTAAATGCGACACGGCTGGCGTGGGGCGATCTCTCTGGTGAACCGTCTTTTCCCGCTCTGGGTGATCCTGGGCTGCGGCCTGGCTTTCTTTCGGCCCCAGGTGTTCCAGGGTTTCATGTCCGAGCGCGTAACCCTGTTTTTCGGGCTGACCATGTTCGGGATCGGTGTGACCCTGGAGCTGGGCCAGGCCGTGGTCACCCTGAAGCGTTTCGACAAGGTAGTGCTGGGAACCCTGGCCCAGTTCACGATCATGCCGTTCACGGCCTGGGCGCTGACCAGGGTCGTGCCGATCAACCAGGCCCTGGCCCTGGGGCTGATCATCACCGGCTGCGTGCCGGGGGCGATGAGCAGCAACGTGCTGAGCTATGTCGCCCGTGGGGATGTCTCCTATTCAGTGGCCCTGACCACGCTGTCGACTTTCATCTCGCCCTGGGTCACCCCGGCCCTGACCCTGCTGCTCCTGGGCGACCGTATCCATATCCCGTACACCGGCATGATGCTCACGATCATCTACAGCGTGATCCTGCCGCTGGCTGGCGGGATGCTGTTCCGCCGTCTGCTGGGCCGTCGCCTGGACCGTTTCATCGAGCTGTTCCCGGCGCTCTCGGTGGCGGCCATCGTGGTGATCTGCTCGGTGGTTGTCTCCAGCAACGTCGCCCTGATCCGCGAGGCCTCGCTCAACGTGTTCCTGCTGGTGTTGGCGCTCAACGCGATCGGTCTGGGCGGGGGCTATCTGTTCGGGCGGGCGATCCGGCTGAAC of bacterium contains these proteins:
- a CDS encoding bile acid:sodium symporter family protein, translating into MRHGWRGAISLVNRLFPLWVILGCGLAFFRPQVFQGFMSERVTLFFGLTMFGIGVTLELGQAVVTLKRFDKVVLGTLAQFTIMPFTAWALTRVVPINQALALGLIITGCVPGAMSSNVLSYVARGDVSYSVALTTLSTFISPWVTPALTLLLLGDRIHIPYTGMMLTIIYSVILPLAGGMLFRRLLGRRLDRFIELFPALSVAAIVVICSVVVSSNVALIREASLNVFLLVLALNAIGLGGGYLFGRAIRLNPAGRRTLAIEIGMQNAGMGVILALTHFKNMSGVALPSAIFTVWCIITASLFTLGAPGQRQTAQAAPPGPESRS